One Janthinobacterium sp. TB1-E2 genomic region harbors:
- a CDS encoding IS1595 family transposase: MQPAQWKTFIAQFAELNRRQRLAGIALLHGAASQDVAVALIESVARQQPHCPVCNSNHAHRHGHAHGLQRYRCVPCGRTFNALTGTPLARLRHKALWLEYADCMLTSDSVRKAALQLGVHRNTTFRWRHRFLSLAKTDRPHRLHGIAEADELYVLESEKGSRHLTRPARRRGGHAFKRGISNEQVCILVARDRTGQTLDFVTGKGALTKAQLHACLPPVIDKDILLVTDGHAAYRAFAHEAGVSHQAVNLRAGIRVRGAAHVQNVNAYHSRLRDWLRPFHGVATRYLSNYLGWRWILDAGRIRSPETLLKATLGAFPHLTVT; this comes from the coding sequence ATGCAGCCAGCCCAATGGAAAACCTTCATCGCCCAGTTCGCCGAACTGAACCGCCGCCAGCGCCTGGCGGGCATCGCCCTGCTGCACGGGGCCGCATCGCAAGACGTCGCCGTGGCATTGATCGAAAGCGTGGCCCGCCAACAACCGCACTGTCCGGTTTGCAACAGCAACCATGCTCACCGGCACGGCCATGCACACGGACTGCAGCGCTACCGTTGCGTGCCTTGCGGCCGCACCTTCAATGCACTCACCGGTACGCCGCTTGCCCGCTTGCGCCACAAGGCGCTGTGGCTTGAGTACGCCGATTGCATGCTGACATCGGATTCCGTGCGCAAGGCGGCATTACAGCTGGGCGTGCACCGCAATACCACGTTTCGCTGGCGCCACCGGTTTTTATCATTGGCAAAAACGGACCGGCCCCATCGCCTGCATGGCATCGCCGAAGCGGACGAGCTGTATGTACTGGAATCGGAGAAGGGATCGCGGCATTTGACGCGCCCGGCGCGGCGCCGTGGTGGTCATGCCTTTAAACGTGGCATATCGAATGAGCAAGTCTGCATCCTGGTGGCGCGTGACCGCACTGGACAAACCCTCGATTTCGTCACGGGAAAAGGAGCACTGACCAAGGCACAGCTACATGCTTGCCTGCCACCCGTCATCGACAAGGATATCTTGCTGGTCACCGATGGTCATGCCGCCTACCGCGCCTTCGCCCATGAAGCAGGGGTCAGCCACCAGGCCGTCAACTTGCGTGCCGGCATCCGCGTGCGGGGCGCCGCCCACGTGCAAAACGTCAATGCGTATCACAGCCGCTTGCGGGATTGGCTACGGCCGTTTCACGGCGTGGCCACACGCTACCTGTCGAATTACCTGGGCTGGCGCTGGATACTCGACGCCGGGCGCATCCGCTCGCCAGAAACATTATTGAAGGCAACACTAGGAGCATTCCCACATCTAACGGTGACATAG
- a CDS encoding LysR family transcriptional regulator, translating to MRALDTHALTLFCAVARCLNFRQAAEQLHMTQPPLSRAIKGLEDKLGARLFERDTQGVVLTPAGRTLLPQALHILDLLEMAQQSLRQDSAPARLRLGLTSSVAAGLFRPLLAALEEQLGNVRLELTAAPSPRLVAAVRKSQLDAALLALPSATFELAVQQLARQPMMLALPAGHRLAKKRKLSLADIAQEPVYWFERARQPAFFDHCQQVFRRHDFAPHFLREAPDHHVLLGDVAAGKGMALLADSFRALRMDGVIYRPLAEGEELAAGIGLAWQADHGHATLPLLRQLAQEYLKQ from the coding sequence ATGAGAGCCCTCGATACCCATGCCTTGACCCTGTTTTGCGCCGTCGCCCGCTGCCTGAACTTCCGCCAGGCGGCGGAGCAATTGCACATGACCCAGCCACCATTGTCGCGCGCCATCAAGGGGCTGGAAGACAAGCTGGGCGCGCGCCTGTTCGAGCGCGACACGCAGGGCGTGGTCTTGACGCCAGCGGGCCGTACCCTGCTGCCGCAGGCGCTGCACATCCTTGATTTGCTGGAGATGGCGCAGCAATCGCTGCGGCAAGACAGCGCACCCGCGCGCCTGCGCCTGGGCTTGACGAGTTCCGTGGCGGCCGGCCTGTTCCGTCCTTTGCTGGCGGCGCTGGAGGAGCAACTGGGCAATGTCCGCCTGGAATTGACGGCCGCCCCGTCGCCGCGCCTGGTCGCCGCCGTGCGCAAGAGCCAGCTCGATGCGGCCCTGCTTGCGCTACCCAGCGCCACGTTCGAGCTGGCCGTGCAGCAGCTGGCGCGCCAGCCCATGATGCTGGCCCTGCCCGCCGGGCACCGGCTGGCGAAGAAGCGCAAGCTCAGCCTTGCTGACATCGCCCAGGAACCCGTCTACTGGTTCGAACGGGCGCGCCAGCCCGCCTTTTTCGACCATTGCCAGCAAGTGTTCCGCCGGCATGATTTCGCGCCGCATTTCCTGCGCGAAGCACCCGACCACCATGTGCTGCTCGGCGACGTGGCCGCAGGCAAAGGCATGGCGCTGCTGGCCGACTCGTTCCGCGCGCTGCGCATGGATGGCGTGATCTACCGGCCATTGGCGGAAGGCGAGGAATTGGCGGCCGGCATCGGCCTGGCCTGGCAAGCCGACCACGGCCATGCGACCCTGCCCCTGCTGCGCCAGCTGGCGCAGGAATATCTGAAACAGTGA
- a CDS encoding hybrid sensor histidine kinase/response regulator, whose amino-acid sequence MTAPIHILVVDDIAQNLVAAEAVLARPGIVILKASSGAQALELLLTHEVALALIDVQMPHMDGFELAELIRGSERTRSIPLIFLTAASREPSYSFRGYEAGAVDFLYKPIDVKALQSKVAVLVQLYQQKRELSAQLDKLKHALHLNELFTAVLGHDLRTPLSVVMNGAMLLPMMSDHPKVIVTAQRIESSAKRMGRMVDQLLDLARIRSGTMELRSSTHDYLALARAIVEEFETAGQAPLVEVSSAGNLHGQCDAGLLSQVISNLLNNAITHGEPGTPVQLDLDGRAADHIELRIANRGVIPAALLPTLFEPFQQAGEKRRTGQGLGLGLYTVNMFVKAHGGTVEISSTAAQGTLATVRIPRQCQVRVQAGLVT is encoded by the coding sequence GTGACCGCACCTATCCATATCCTCGTCGTTGACGACATCGCGCAAAACCTGGTCGCCGCCGAAGCCGTGCTGGCACGGCCCGGTATTGTCATCCTGAAAGCAAGCTCGGGCGCGCAAGCGCTGGAATTGCTGTTGACGCATGAAGTGGCGCTGGCCCTGATCGACGTGCAAATGCCGCACATGGATGGTTTCGAGCTGGCCGAGCTGATACGCGGCAGCGAGCGCACGCGCAGCATTCCCCTGATCTTCCTGACGGCGGCGTCGCGCGAACCGAGCTACAGCTTCCGCGGCTACGAGGCGGGCGCCGTCGACTTTCTCTACAAGCCCATCGACGTGAAGGCCTTGCAAAGCAAGGTGGCCGTGCTGGTCCAGCTGTACCAGCAGAAACGCGAATTGTCGGCCCAGCTCGACAAGCTCAAGCATGCCTTGCACCTGAACGAACTGTTCACGGCCGTGCTGGGCCACGACTTGCGCACGCCCTTGTCGGTGGTGATGAACGGCGCCATGCTGTTGCCGATGATGAGCGACCACCCGAAGGTGATCGTCACGGCGCAGCGCATCGAAAGCAGCGCCAAGCGCATGGGGCGCATGGTCGACCAACTGCTGGACCTGGCGCGCATCCGTTCCGGCACGATGGAGTTGCGCAGCAGCACGCACGACTACCTGGCGCTGGCGCGCGCCATCGTCGAGGAATTCGAGACGGCGGGCCAGGCGCCGCTGGTCGAGGTCAGCAGCGCGGGTAATCTGCACGGGCAATGCGATGCGGGTTTGCTGTCGCAAGTCATCTCGAATCTGTTAAACAATGCCATCACGCATGGCGAGCCGGGCACGCCCGTGCAACTGGACCTTGATGGACGGGCCGCCGACCATATCGAATTGCGCATCGCTAATCGCGGCGTCATCCCGGCCGCCTTGCTGCCGACCCTGTTCGAGCCATTCCAGCAGGCGGGCGAGAAGCGCCGGACGGGGCAGGGCCTGGGGCTGGGCTTGTACACGGTCAACATGTTCGTCAAGGCCCACGGCGGCACGGTCGAGATCAGCTCGACGGCCGCGCAGGGCACGCTGGCGACCGTGCGCATCCCGCGCCAGTGCCAGGTGCGCGTGCAAGCGGGATTGGTTACATGA
- a CDS encoding DMT family transporter produces MQVKHYLLPVIAVLIWGINTIVSKMAVGVIDPAAISFYRWLLAGVLLALVFARPVWKQRAVVRPYLGKLFVLGMLGMVMYQCLAYIAAQTTTATNMGILASMMPLLAVGLSVLLLGEAPTVGGVFGGLVSLLGLAYLLSHGNPAALLAHGAAVGDALMLLACLSYAGYGVLLKRWKIPLNNWHSLLIQVWCAVPVLFVYYLSQSAPPVTGAGLPLVLFAGIPASIIAPFLWMHGLAKLGPSRATTLMNLLPVFTVIIAMLFLGETLHSYDVIGGGVTLLGVVMVQYLKRPLRRAPA; encoded by the coding sequence ATGCAAGTGAAGCACTATCTGTTACCCGTGATCGCCGTGCTGATCTGGGGCATCAATACCATCGTCAGCAAGATGGCCGTCGGCGTGATCGATCCGGCCGCCATCTCGTTCTACCGCTGGTTGCTGGCCGGCGTGCTGCTGGCGCTCGTGTTTGCCCGTCCCGTATGGAAGCAGCGGGCCGTGGTGCGACCGTATCTGGGCAAACTGTTTGTGCTGGGTATGTTGGGCATGGTCATGTACCAGTGCCTCGCCTACATCGCCGCGCAAACGACGACGGCCACCAATATGGGCATCCTGGCATCGATGATGCCGCTGCTGGCCGTGGGCTTGTCCGTGCTGCTGCTCGGTGAGGCGCCCACCGTGGGCGGCGTGTTTGGCGGCCTCGTGTCGCTGCTGGGACTCGCTTACCTGCTCAGCCATGGCAATCCGGCCGCCCTGCTGGCCCATGGCGCGGCCGTGGGCGACGCGCTGATGCTGCTGGCCTGCCTGTCGTACGCGGGCTATGGCGTGCTGCTCAAGCGCTGGAAGATTCCCCTGAATAACTGGCATTCGCTGCTGATCCAGGTGTGGTGCGCCGTGCCCGTGCTGTTCGTGTACTACCTGAGCCAGTCCGCGCCGCCCGTCACCGGTGCCGGTTTGCCGCTGGTGCTGTTTGCCGGCATCCCCGCCTCCATCATCGCACCGTTTTTGTGGATGCATGGCCTGGCCAAGCTGGGGCCTAGCCGCGCGACGACCTTGATGAATCTGCTGCCCGTGTTCACGGTGATCATCGCCATGCTGTTCCTCGGTGAAACCTTGCACAGCTACGATGTGATCGGTGGCGGCGTGACCCTGCTGGGCGTGGTGATGGTGCAGTATCTGAAACGTCCGCTGCGCCGTGCACCGGCATAG
- a CDS encoding CheR family methyltransferase: MLLDDDIFDIELKLLLEGILLRYQHDFRDYSVASLRRRMRQAMERFGCASLSQLQDRILHEPAMFAQMLQFFTVQVSEMFRDPAYFRALREKVVPILHTYPSIKIWVAGCSSGEEVWSLAILLEEEGLLERSMIYATDINVEALAAAEAGIYPVERIAQFSENYQLAGGKRSLSDYYTAAYKGAIFDRRLRRQFVFADHSLATDSVFSEVHMVSCRNVMIYFNKDLQDRSLGLFHEALVNRGFLGLGMKESLHFSRHADSFNELSPAERIFQRA; this comes from the coding sequence ATGTTGTTAGATGACGATATTTTCGATATAGAACTGAAGTTATTGCTTGAGGGAATACTGCTGCGCTATCAGCACGATTTCCGCGATTATTCCGTGGCGTCCCTGCGCCGGCGCATGCGCCAGGCCATGGAGCGCTTCGGCTGCGCCAGCCTGTCGCAATTGCAGGACCGCATCTTGCACGAACCGGCCATGTTCGCGCAGATGCTGCAGTTTTTCACGGTGCAAGTGAGCGAGATGTTCCGCGATCCCGCGTATTTTCGTGCCCTGCGCGAAAAAGTCGTGCCCATCCTGCACACCTATCCTTCGATCAAGATCTGGGTGGCCGGCTGCAGCAGCGGTGAAGAGGTATGGTCGCTGGCCATCTTGCTGGAAGAAGAGGGCTTGCTCGAGCGCAGCATGATCTACGCGACCGACATCAACGTGGAAGCGCTGGCCGCTGCCGAAGCGGGCATCTATCCCGTCGAACGCATCGCCCAGTTCAGCGAGAATTACCAGCTGGCGGGCGGCAAGCGCTCGCTATCCGACTATTACACGGCCGCCTACAAGGGCGCCATCTTTGACCGGCGCTTGCGGCGCCAGTTCGTCTTCGCCGACCACAGCCTGGCGACGGACAGCGTGTTTTCGGAGGTGCACATGGTTTCCTGCCGTAATGTCATGATTTACTTCAACAAAGACTTGCAAGACCGCAGTCTGGGCCTGTTCCACGAAGCGCTGGTGAACCGGGGCTTCCTGGGCCTGGGCATGAAGGAAAGCCTGCATTTCAGCCGCCATGCGGACAGCTTCAACGAGCTGAGCCCGGCCGAACGCATCTTCCAGCGTGCCTGA
- a CDS encoding O-methyltransferase, with protein sequence MPSIDTLLSELEAFGNTNDAAHTARASRMLNITRDTGELLAVMVHARGARRVLEIGTSNGYSTLWLARAVQALGGKVVTVEKAQDKFDMAHNNFVRAQLQGVIGQLLADAGDVLRDAADGAYDFIFLDSARQQYAQWWPQLDRALAAGGVLVVDNASSHYADMAGFIEAIRADSRYTTCLATVGKGEFIAVKAGN encoded by the coding sequence ATGCCCAGCATCGATACTCTGTTGAGTGAACTCGAAGCATTCGGTAACACCAATGATGCGGCGCACACGGCGCGCGCCAGCCGCATGCTCAATATCACGCGCGACACGGGCGAATTGCTGGCCGTGATGGTGCACGCGCGCGGCGCCCGGCGGGTGCTGGAAATCGGCACGTCGAACGGCTATTCCACCCTGTGGCTGGCGCGCGCCGTGCAGGCGCTGGGCGGCAAGGTAGTGACGGTGGAAAAGGCGCAGGACAAGTTCGACATGGCGCACAACAACTTCGTGCGCGCGCAATTGCAGGGCGTGATCGGCCAGCTGCTGGCGGACGCGGGCGACGTGCTGCGCGATGCGGCGGACGGCGCCTACGATTTCATCTTCCTCGATTCCGCGCGCCAGCAATACGCGCAGTGGTGGCCGCAGCTGGACCGCGCGCTGGCGGCCGGCGGCGTGCTGGTGGTCGACAACGCCAGTTCGCACTACGCGGACATGGCCGGCTTCATCGAAGCCATCCGAGCCGACAGCCGCTACACGACGTGCCTGGCCACGGTCGGCAAGGGCGAATTCATCGCCGTCAAGGCGGGCAACTAG
- a CDS encoding GAF domain-containing protein, whose product MTFTISDAAYGTDTPAAKQAMYADLRSQLQGLLSGETDFIANTANFSSLVFNTMPGLNWAGFYFLKGEELVLGPFQGKPACIRIKKGRGVCGTTVVEGESIVVQDVHAFPGHIACDVNSRSELVVPVFAHGQIIGVFDLDSPLVSRFDDVDAQGVESLVRVLEAAIVAE is encoded by the coding sequence ATGACGTTTACCATCAGCGACGCCGCCTACGGCACCGATACCCCCGCCGCCAAGCAAGCCATGTATGCGGACTTGCGCTCGCAGCTGCAAGGCTTGCTGTCAGGCGAGACCGACTTCATCGCCAATACGGCCAACTTCAGTTCGCTGGTCTTCAACACCATGCCGGGCCTCAACTGGGCCGGCTTTTATTTCCTCAAGGGCGAGGAATTGGTGCTGGGACCGTTCCAGGGCAAGCCCGCCTGCATCCGCATCAAGAAGGGGCGCGGCGTGTGCGGCACCACGGTGGTCGAAGGCGAGTCCATCGTCGTGCAGGACGTGCATGCATTTCCCGGCCACATCGCCTGCGACGTCAATTCCCGTTCGGAACTGGTGGTGCCCGTGTTTGCGCATGGCCAGATCATCGGCGTGTTCGACCTCGACAGCCCGCTCGTCAGCCGTTTTGACGATGTCGACGCGCAAGGCGTCGAATCCTTGGTGCGCGTGCTGGAAGCGGCTATCGTTGCTGAATAA
- a CDS encoding chemotaxis protein CheB, translating into MLPSCDVAPPPDGLRLIAIGASAGGVEALGIVLRALPATCRAAVVVVLHLAPGRSSQLPQLYAERCQLPLREAQDKEPLQAGVVYFAPPDYHLQVEPDGCFSLSQEAPVYFSRPSIDVLLETAALAYRRTMLAIILTGASADGAAGLARVRQLGGSAWVQDPQRASCGIMPAAALKLAGADRVLDLPQMAASLALLGDGEHK; encoded by the coding sequence ATGCTGCCAAGCTGCGACGTCGCGCCACCGCCCGACGGCCTGCGCCTGATCGCCATCGGCGCCTCGGCCGGCGGCGTGGAAGCGCTGGGCATCGTGCTGCGCGCCTTGCCCGCCACCTGCCGCGCGGCCGTCGTGGTGGTGCTGCATCTGGCGCCGGGACGCTCGAGCCAGTTGCCGCAGCTGTATGCAGAACGTTGCCAGCTGCCTTTGCGCGAGGCGCAGGACAAGGAACCGCTGCAAGCGGGCGTCGTGTATTTCGCGCCGCCCGACTACCACCTGCAAGTCGAGCCCGATGGCTGTTTTTCCCTGTCGCAGGAAGCGCCCGTGTATTTTTCGCGCCCGTCCATCGATGTCTTGCTGGAAACGGCGGCGCTGGCTTACCGGCGAACCATGCTGGCCATCATCCTGACGGGCGCCTCGGCCGATGGCGCGGCCGGTCTGGCCCGCGTGCGGCAGCTGGGCGGTAGTGCCTGGGTGCAAGACCCGCAGCGGGCCAGTTGTGGCATCATGCCGGCGGCCGCGCTCAAGCTGGCGGGCGCCGACCGCGTGCTCGATTTGCCGCAAATGGCCGCCAGCCTGGCATTGCTCGGCGATGGCGAACACAAGTGA
- a CDS encoding PAS domain S-box protein, with protein MSAPAWPRGGGSMGELVRQRDWSATSLGPLDGWPAHLRTSVDIVLNSPMAMVLMWGPQHVMIYNDDYIQIAGERHPAALGGTVPAIWPEIWDWNARILETGLRGETQVHRECCLPLLRGGQRTDVCFDLFYTPVHGDEGQVDGVLCTALELTARMEEGRQLKLATAELGKLNTTLQAESEAVRAANRRLGEERALLRALFQQAPSFMAMLRGPRHVFELANEHYLRLVGHRDLLGKTVEAALPEVKEQGFIELLDQVYRTGEPYEGRQVKVDLQTADGQTGQRQIDFVYQPIKDDEGAVTGILVEGIDVTERMEGEERLRLAQQAGGIGTFEWFPETGAMLVSPTFRRLWGIADEVEVTERLLVSLVDARDQQKVGPSKLAVAPNPLEYVEYRIRRPADGALRWIARQGEVVAGRVPGQRRYVGVSFDVTERRQIEDELNASQERMAAIFGQASVGLSELGLDGSFQRVNGALCCMLGRSAEELLSLNMNDIMHPADVPGNSVLFQRLVETGESFSLEKRYLKPDGSQVWVSSNVSRLVDEQGQTRSLIAVKTDITDRRRVEKALHELNETLEHRVEQEVGERTKAEDALRQAQKMEAVGQLTGGIAHDFNNVLQIISGNLHLLQHLAGTDGVMRQRLDTAIAAVERGAKLSSHLLAFARRQPLQPVVADLARVVRNMDALLRRALGEAIDIVLVGGGGLWNTLVDRGQIENVILNLAINARDAMDGVGKLTIELGNVVLDEQYVHNLVDVPAGQYVMLSVTDTGRGMSGPVLQRAFEPFFTTKPEGAGTGLGLSMAYGFVTQSRGHIRIYSEPGVGTGVKIYLPRSLMAEADEELELSGVVTGGTETVLVVEDDVGVRTTVVDMLGALGYKVLKAEDGESALAVLHSGAQIDLLFTDVIMPGPVSSTEMARQARELQPDIAVLFTSGYAQDVIVHEGRLDAGVELLSKPYRREELARKLRHVLANRQQQMRARQFERSGAPVAGTQAGGGLAASVLTGGTPGLDLTGHAPEPQGDMPTSMKILVVEDNLDSQLMVCELVGMLGHTVSGVSDGEAAWKLLNEQDFDILFTDVSLPGMSGIALARMVLRDKPGMRIIFSTGYGKESMDELGFSASVLRKPYDLLELQAALDQP; from the coding sequence ATGAGCGCGCCAGCCTGGCCGCGCGGCGGCGGCAGCATGGGCGAGCTGGTGCGCCAGCGCGACTGGTCCGCCACCAGCCTGGGCCCGCTCGATGGCTGGCCCGCCCATTTGCGCACCAGCGTCGACATCGTGCTCAATTCGCCGATGGCGATGGTGCTGATGTGGGGCCCGCAGCACGTGATGATTTACAACGACGATTACATCCAGATCGCAGGCGAGCGCCATCCGGCCGCGCTGGGCGGCACGGTGCCGGCCATCTGGCCTGAAATCTGGGACTGGAATGCGCGCATCCTCGAAACGGGGTTGCGCGGGGAAACACAGGTGCACCGCGAATGCTGCTTGCCGCTGTTGCGCGGCGGACAGCGCACCGACGTCTGCTTCGACCTGTTTTATACGCCCGTGCATGGCGACGAGGGCCAGGTGGACGGCGTGCTGTGCACGGCACTGGAATTGACGGCGCGCATGGAAGAAGGGCGCCAGCTGAAGCTGGCCACGGCCGAGCTGGGCAAACTCAACACGACCTTGCAGGCCGAGAGCGAGGCCGTGCGCGCGGCCAACCGCCGCCTGGGCGAGGAACGCGCGCTGCTGCGCGCCCTGTTCCAGCAGGCGCCCAGTTTCATGGCCATGCTGCGCGGGCCGCGGCACGTGTTCGAGCTGGCGAATGAACATTATCTGCGCCTGGTCGGTCACCGCGATCTGCTGGGCAAGACAGTCGAAGCGGCCTTGCCTGAAGTCAAGGAGCAAGGTTTCATCGAACTGCTCGACCAGGTCTACCGCACGGGCGAACCGTACGAGGGACGCCAGGTGAAGGTGGATTTGCAGACGGCGGACGGGCAGACGGGCCAGCGCCAGATCGACTTCGTCTACCAGCCCATCAAGGATGACGAGGGCGCGGTCACGGGCATCCTCGTCGAAGGCATCGACGTCACCGAACGCATGGAAGGCGAGGAGCGCTTGCGCCTGGCCCAGCAGGCCGGCGGCATCGGCACCTTCGAATGGTTCCCCGAGACGGGCGCGATGCTGGTGTCGCCCACCTTCCGCCGCCTGTGGGGCATTGCCGACGAGGTGGAAGTGACGGAACGCTTGCTGGTGAGCCTGGTCGATGCGCGCGACCAGCAAAAGGTCGGACCGAGCAAGCTTGCTGTGGCGCCCAATCCCCTCGAATACGTGGAGTACCGCATCCGCCGCCCGGCCGATGGCGCGCTGCGCTGGATCGCGCGCCAGGGCGAGGTGGTGGCAGGCCGCGTGCCAGGCCAGCGCCGCTACGTGGGCGTGTCGTTCGATGTGACGGAGCGGCGCCAGATCGAGGATGAACTGAACGCCAGCCAGGAACGCATGGCGGCCATTTTCGGCCAGGCCTCGGTGGGCTTGTCCGAGCTGGGCCTCGACGGCAGCTTCCAGAGGGTCAACGGCGCCCTGTGCTGCATGCTGGGCCGCTCGGCCGAAGAGCTGCTGAGCCTGAACATGAACGACATCATGCATCCGGCGGACGTGCCTGGCAACAGCGTGCTGTTCCAGCGCCTGGTGGAAACGGGCGAATCGTTCTCGCTGGAAAAGCGTTACCTGAAGCCCGACGGCTCGCAAGTGTGGGTGTCGAGCAATGTCAGCCGCCTGGTCGATGAACAGGGACAGACGCGCTCCTTGATCGCCGTCAAGACGGATATCACGGACCGGCGCCGCGTGGAAAAAGCGCTGCATGAATTGAACGAAACGCTCGAGCACCGGGTCGAACAGGAAGTCGGTGAGCGCACGAAGGCGGAAGACGCCTTGCGCCAGGCGCAAAAGATGGAAGCCGTGGGCCAGCTGACGGGCGGCATCGCGCACGATTTCAATAATGTGCTGCAAATCATTTCCGGCAATTTGCATTTGCTGCAGCATTTGGCGGGCACGGATGGCGTCATGCGCCAGCGCCTCGACACGGCGATTGCCGCCGTCGAGCGGGGCGCCAAGCTGTCGTCGCACCTGCTGGCGTTTGCCCGGCGCCAGCCTTTGCAACCGGTGGTGGCCGACTTGGCGCGCGTGGTGCGCAACATGGATGCGCTGCTGCGGCGCGCGCTGGGCGAAGCGATCGACATCGTGCTGGTGGGCGGCGGCGGGTTGTGGAATACCCTGGTCGACCGCGGCCAGATCGAGAACGTCATCCTGAACCTGGCCATCAATGCGCGCGACGCCATGGATGGCGTGGGCAAGCTGACCATCGAGCTGGGCAACGTCGTGCTCGATGAACAGTATGTGCACAACCTGGTCGACGTGCCTGCCGGCCAGTACGTGATGCTGTCGGTGACGGACACGGGCCGTGGCATGAGCGGCCCCGTGCTGCAGCGCGCGTTCGAGCCGTTCTTCACCACCAAGCCGGAAGGCGCGGGCACGGGCCTGGGCTTGTCGATGGCGTATGGCTTTGTCACGCAAAGCCGCGGCCATATCCGTATTTACAGTGAACCTGGCGTGGGCACGGGAGTCAAAATCTATTTGCCCCGTTCCCTGATGGCCGAAGCGGACGAGGAACTGGAATTGAGCGGCGTCGTCACGGGCGGCACGGAAACGGTGCTCGTGGTGGAAGACGATGTGGGCGTGCGCACCACCGTCGTCGATATGCTGGGCGCGCTCGGCTACAAGGTGCTCAAGGCCGAGGATGGTGAAAGCGCGCTGGCTGTGCTGCACAGCGGCGCGCAGATCGACTTGCTGTTTACGGACGTGATCATGCCCGGTCCCGTCAGCAGCACGGAGATGGCGCGCCAAGCACGCGAGTTGCAGCCCGATATCGCCGTCTTGTTTACGTCGGGCTACGCGCAGGATGTCATCGTGCACGAAGGCAGACTCGACGCGGGAGTGGAATTGCTCAGCAAACCGTACCGGCGCGAAGAGCTGGCGCGCAAGCTGCGCCATGTGCTGGCCAACCGCCAGCAGCAAATGCGCGCGCGCCAGTTTGAACGGTCCGGCGCACCGGTGGCCGGCACGCAAGCGGGTGGCGGCCTGGCGGCCAGCGTGCTGACAGGCGGCACGCCGGGGCTGGACTTGACGGGGCATGCGCCAGAACCGCAGGGGGACATGCCGACATCGATGAAGATACTCGTGGTGGAAGATAATCTCGATTCGCAGCTGATGGTGTGCGAACTGGTGGGCATGCTGGGCCACACGGTCAGCGGCGTGTCCGATGGCGAGGCGGCGTGGAAATTGCTCAACGAGCAAGACTTCGATATCCTGTTTACGGATGTCAGCCTGCCCGGCATGTCCGGCATCGCGCTGGCGCGCATGGTGTTGCGCGATAAACCGGGCATGCGCATTATCTTTTCCACGGGCTATGGCAAGGAGTCGATGGATGAGCTGGGCTTTTCCGCCAGCGTCTTGCGCAAGCCCTATGATTTGCTGGAGTTGCAAGCGGCACTCGACCAACCCTGA
- a CDS encoding aldo/keto reductase encodes MQQRRIGNNGMSSSALGLGCMGMSEFYGATDEAQSLATLEAALAAGVTLFDTADAYGFGHNEQLLGRFLASHRGQALVATKCGLAREAGSYARRVDNSPAYIRQACEASLGRLGVEAIDLFYLHRLNLETPLEESMGALAQLRQEGKIRAVGLCEVSAATLRRAAAICPVDAVQSEYSLWTREPEQGVLAACRDVGASFFAYSPLGRGFLTGAIADAASLDAGDFRQFNPRFAADNLARNQAIVAQVRDIARAKGCTPAQLALAWLLAQGDDIIPIPGTKRIAYLHDNLGALAVRLNGAELAAMNAAFPLGMAAGARYTEEGMKGVDA; translated from the coding sequence ATGCAACAGCGACGCATCGGCAATAACGGTATGAGCAGTTCGGCATTGGGCCTGGGCTGCATGGGCATGTCGGAATTCTATGGCGCCACGGACGAGGCGCAATCCCTGGCCACCCTGGAAGCGGCCCTGGCGGCGGGCGTGACCCTGTTCGACACGGCCGACGCCTACGGTTTCGGCCACAACGAGCAGTTGCTGGGGCGCTTTTTGGCCAGCCATCGCGGCCAGGCCCTGGTCGCCACCAAGTGCGGGCTGGCGCGCGAGGCGGGCAGTTATGCGCGCCGCGTCGACAATTCCCCCGCCTACATCCGCCAGGCGTGCGAAGCCTCGCTGGGGCGCCTGGGCGTGGAGGCCATCGACCTGTTCTATCTGCACCGCCTGAATCTCGAGACGCCACTTGAGGAATCGATGGGCGCGCTGGCGCAACTGCGGCAAGAGGGCAAGATCCGCGCCGTGGGCCTGTGCGAGGTGAGCGCCGCCACCTTGCGGCGCGCGGCGGCGATCTGCCCCGTGGACGCCGTGCAGAGCGAATACTCGCTGTGGACGCGCGAACCGGAGCAGGGCGTGCTGGCCGCCTGCCGCGACGTGGGCGCCAGCTTCTTTGCCTACAGTCCGCTGGGCCGGGGATTTTTGACGGGCGCCATTGCCGATGCGGCCAGCCTCGACGCGGGCGACTTTCGCCAGTTCAATCCCCGCTTTGCCGCCGATAACCTGGCGCGCAATCAGGCCATCGTCGCGCAAGTGAGGGACATCGCGCGCGCAAAAGGCTGCACGCCGGCCCAGCTGGCGCTGGCCTGGCTGCTGGCGCAAGGCGACGACATCATTCCCATTCCCGGCACCAAGCGCATCGCGTATTTGCACGACAACCTCGGCGCGCTGGCCGTGCGGCTGAATGGGGCGGAACTGGCGGCGATGAACGCGGCCTTTCCTTTGGGCATGGCGGCGGGCGCGCGCTATACGGAAGAAGGCATGAAGGGCGTGGATGCCTGA